A genomic window from Dama dama isolate Ldn47 chromosome 6, ASM3311817v1, whole genome shotgun sequence includes:
- the PIGG gene encoding GPI ethanolamine phosphate transferase 2 isoform X11 — protein sequence MFPVVEGRPMREQLRFLHLNTVQLSKLLQENVPSYEKEPGFDQFKVSERSHGNWIRLYLEENNSEVLFNLGARVRRQYLDALRTLRLSLSKRAAQYDIYSMAAGTVMVLEVLALLLLSVPQALGSRAELDVPLLSPVCSLLFYLLLLALAALHVAVCTAADSSCYLCSLPWPAAGGVMALTAALLCAVVSALTRTFAGGKCLSQNPPQSTSTWSELDLLSFLGTVGHVLSLGSSSFIEEEHQTWYFLINTLCLALCHQIYRNCFLGDDCAPQHCPHMGEEFDGVTVALQGKRAGREGWELSRAPADPSSLEALRGPERWMVLASPWLVLACCRLLRSLNQTGVQWAHRPDLGHWLTSSDHKAELSVLAVLSLAMIFVLVQKRCSLTSKVAMAFGLLGVYCYRAAIGNVLFPWKQDNKDVSKGITEARFVYVFVLGILFTGTKDLLKSQIIAADFTARTVGLWEIYSGLVLLAALLLRPHNLPVLVLSLAIQTIMTQFIWRPLRHNITEVTVMHYWFGQAFFYFQGNSNSIATVDISAGFVGLDAYMEIPAMFLTAFATYSGPVLWASHLVNFLTSEASSGSALSRACFCYALICSTPVSVYVVLVTSLRYHLFIWSVFSPKLLYEGTRLLITAAVCMFFTAMDQTNTRS from the exons ATGTTCCCAGTTGTAGAAGGAAGACCAATGCGGGAACAGCTGaggtttttacatttaaatacagTACAGCTTAGCAAGTTGTTGCAGGAGAATGTCCCATCATATGAAAAAG AGCCTGGATTTGACCAGTTTAAAGTGTCGGAAAGATCGCACGGGAACTGGATCAGATTGTACTTGGAGGAGAATAACTCAGAAGTCCTTTTCAACCTGGGAGCCAGGGTTCGCAGGCAGTACTTGGACGCactgaggacactgaggctgtcGCTGAGCAAACGAGCGGCCCAGTACGACATCTACTCCATGGCGGCGGGGACCGTCATGGTCCTGGAG GTCCTCGCCCTGCTCCTGCTCAGTGTCCCGCAGGCGCTGGGCAGCAGGGCTGAGCTGGACGTGCCCCTGCTGTCGCCCGTGTGCTCACTGCTCTTCTACCTGCTGCTCCTGGCCCTCGCGGCGCTGCACGTCGCCGTGTGCACGGCGGCCGACAGCTCGTGCTACCTCTGCAGCCTCCCGTGGCCGGCTGCGGGCGGCGTGATGGCGCTGACAGCCGCACTGCTCTGTGCGGTCGTGTCTGCTCTCACCAGGACTTTTGCCGGCGGAAAGTGTCTGAGTCAG AATCCACCTCAGTCCACCTCAACGTGGTCAGAGTTAGATCTTCTCAGCTTCTTGGGAACCGTGGGCCATGTGTTGAGTCTGGGCTCAAGCAGCTTCATTGAAGAGGAGCACCAGACCTGGTATTTCCTCATCAACACGCTGTGTTTAGCTCTGTGCCACCAGATCTACAGAAACTGCTTTCTGGGAGACGACTGTGCCCCTCAGCATTGCCCACACATGGGAGAGGAGTTTGACGGGGTCACGGTGGCCCTGCAGGGCAAGCGTGCTGGCCGTGAGGGGTGGGAGCTCAGCCGAGCGCCCGCGGACCCCTCCTCCCTGGAAGCCCTCAGAGGCCCTGAGCGGTGGATGGTGCTGGCGAGCCCCTGGCTGGTCCTGGCCTGCTGCCGGCTGCTGCGGTCCCTGAACCAGACCGGTGTGCAGTGGGCCCACCGGCCCGACCTGGGGCACTGGCTCACCAG CTCTGATCATAAGGCTGAACTCTCTGTTCTGGCTGTACTTTCCCTCGCCATGATTTTTGTGTTGGTTCAGAAGAGGTGCTCCCTCACATCAAAAGTGGCCATGGCGTTTGGCCTGCTGGGCGTCTATTGCTACCGGGCGGCCATTGGAAATGTGCTGTTCCCATGGAAACAAGACAACAAAGATGTTTCAAA gGGCATTACTGAGGCTCGTTTTGTTTATGTCTTTGTCCTTGGCATTCTGTTCACGGGCACCAAAGACTTGCTTAAATCTCAAATCATTGCTGCAGACTTCACGGCCAGGACTGTGGGCCTTTGGGAGATATACAGTGGTTTAGTTCTCCTGGCAGCGCTGCTCCTCAGACCCCACAATCTTCCTGTCTTGGTGCTGAGCCTCGCGATCCAGACCATCATGACTCAGTTCATCTGGAGGCCCCTGAGGCACAACATAACTGAGGTCACTGTGATGCATTACTGGTTTGGTCAAGCATTCTTCTATTTTCAG ggaaactccAACAGCATCGCCACTGTGGACATCTCAGCAGGCTTCGTGGGCCTGGATGCCTACATGGAGATCCCAGCCATGTTCCTGACGGCATTTGCGACATACTCGGGGCCTGTGCTGTGGGCCAGCCACCTGGTGAACTTTCTGACCTCAGAAGCCAGCAG CGGCTCGGCACTCAGTCGTGCTTGCTTCTGCTACGCACTCATCTGTTCTACTCCCGTTTCTGTGTATGTCGTTTTGGTGACATCCCTGCGTTACCACTTATTTATATGGAGTGTGTTTTCTCCGAAACTTCTCTATGAGGGAACGCGTCTGCTCATCACAGCTGCTGTCTGCATGTTCTTCACAGCCATGGATCAAACCAACACGAGGTCTTAG
- the PIGG gene encoding GPI ethanolamine phosphate transferase 2 isoform X4, with translation MLIDALRDDFVFGSKGVKFMPYTTYLVEKGSSLSFVAEAKPPTVTMPRIKALLTGSLPGFIDVVRNLNSPTLLEDNVITRAKAAGKRIIFYGDETWVKLFPKHFVEYDGTTSFFVSDYTEVDNNVTRHLDKVLKRQDWDVLILHYLGLDHIGHISGPNSPLIGHKLSEMDSILMKIHTSLLSEERDTLLPSLLVLCGDHGMSEAGGHGASSMEEVNTALVLISSAFERKPGRANETTTPAVGPPCIPVNRWCHSHSSSGDVRHPTHVQQTDLAATLSIGLGLPIPKSNIGSLMFPVVEGRPMREQLRFLHLNTVQLSKLLQENVPSYEKEPGFDQFKVSERSHGNWIRLYLEENNSEVLFNLGARVRRQYLDALRTLRLSLSKRAAQYDIYSMAAGTVMVLEVLALLLLSVPQALGSRAELDVPLLSPVCSLLFYLLLLALAALHVAVCTAADSSCYLCSLPWPAAGGVMALTAALLCAVVSALTRTFAGGKCLSQNPPQSTSTWSELDLLSFLGTVGHVLSLGSSSFIEEEHQTWYFLINTLCLALCHQIYRNCFLGDDCAPQHCPHMGEEFDGVTVALQGKRAGREGWELSRAPADPSSLEALRGPERWMVLASPWLVLACCRLLRSLNQTGVQWAHRPDLGHWLTSSDHKAELSVLAVLSLAMIFVLVQKRCSLTSKVAMAFGLLGVYCYRAAIGNVLFPWKQDNKDVSKGITEARFVYVFVLGILFTGTKDLLKSQIIAADFTARTVGLWEIYSGLVLLAALLLRPHNLPVLVLSLAIQTIMTQFIWRPLRHNITEVTVMHYWFGQAFFYFQGNSNSIATVDISAGFVGLDAYMEIPAMFLTAFATYSGPVLWASHLVNFLTSEASSGSALSRACFCYALICSTPVSVYVVLVTSLRYHLFIWSVFSPKLLYEGTRLLITAAVCMFFTAMDQTNTRS, from the exons GCGTTGCTGACAGGGAGCCTCCCTGGCTTCATCGATGTCGTCAGGAACCTCaattctcccacattgctggaagACAATGTGATCACACGAGCCAAAGCTGCTGGGAAAAGAATCATCTTTTATGGAGATGAAACATGGGTGAAATTATTCCCAAAGCATTTTGTGGAATACGATGGAACAACCTCTTTTTTTGTATCAGATTATACAGAG gTGGATAATAATGTTACAAGGCATTTGGATAAAGTACTAAAAAGGCAGGATTGGGATGTGTTAATCCTGCACTACCTCGGGCTGGACCACATCGGCCACATTTCTGGGCCCAACAGCCCCCTGATTGGGCACAAGCTCAGTGAGATGGACAGCATCCTGATGAAGATCCACACCTCACTGCTGTCAGAG GAGAGAGATACTCTGTTGCCCAGTCTGCTGGTTCTCTGTGGTGATCATGGCATGTCTGAAGCTGGAGGTCATGGAGCCTCTTCCATGGAGGAAGTAAACACTGCTCTGGTCTTAATTAGCTCTGCATTTGAAAGGAAACCTG GTAGAGCAAATGAGACAACGACACCTGCAGTCGGCCCTCCCTGTATCCCTGTCAACAGATGGTGCCATTCACACAGTTCTTCAG gtgATGTCAGACATCCAACGCACGTTCAACAGACTGATTTGGCTGCGACACTCTCAATAGGACTGGGTCTGCCAATTCCGAAGAGCAATATTGGCAGTCTTATGTTCCCAGTTGTAGAAGGAAGACCAATGCGGGAACAGCTGaggtttttacatttaaatacagTACAGCTTAGCAAGTTGTTGCAGGAGAATGTCCCATCATATGAAAAAG AGCCTGGATTTGACCAGTTTAAAGTGTCGGAAAGATCGCACGGGAACTGGATCAGATTGTACTTGGAGGAGAATAACTCAGAAGTCCTTTTCAACCTGGGAGCCAGGGTTCGCAGGCAGTACTTGGACGCactgaggacactgaggctgtcGCTGAGCAAACGAGCGGCCCAGTACGACATCTACTCCATGGCGGCGGGGACCGTCATGGTCCTGGAG GTCCTCGCCCTGCTCCTGCTCAGTGTCCCGCAGGCGCTGGGCAGCAGGGCTGAGCTGGACGTGCCCCTGCTGTCGCCCGTGTGCTCACTGCTCTTCTACCTGCTGCTCCTGGCCCTCGCGGCGCTGCACGTCGCCGTGTGCACGGCGGCCGACAGCTCGTGCTACCTCTGCAGCCTCCCGTGGCCGGCTGCGGGCGGCGTGATGGCGCTGACAGCCGCACTGCTCTGTGCGGTCGTGTCTGCTCTCACCAGGACTTTTGCCGGCGGAAAGTGTCTGAGTCAG AATCCACCTCAGTCCACCTCAACGTGGTCAGAGTTAGATCTTCTCAGCTTCTTGGGAACCGTGGGCCATGTGTTGAGTCTGGGCTCAAGCAGCTTCATTGAAGAGGAGCACCAGACCTGGTATTTCCTCATCAACACGCTGTGTTTAGCTCTGTGCCACCAGATCTACAGAAACTGCTTTCTGGGAGACGACTGTGCCCCTCAGCATTGCCCACACATGGGAGAGGAGTTTGACGGGGTCACGGTGGCCCTGCAGGGCAAGCGTGCTGGCCGTGAGGGGTGGGAGCTCAGCCGAGCGCCCGCGGACCCCTCCTCCCTGGAAGCCCTCAGAGGCCCTGAGCGGTGGATGGTGCTGGCGAGCCCCTGGCTGGTCCTGGCCTGCTGCCGGCTGCTGCGGTCCCTGAACCAGACCGGTGTGCAGTGGGCCCACCGGCCCGACCTGGGGCACTGGCTCACCAG CTCTGATCATAAGGCTGAACTCTCTGTTCTGGCTGTACTTTCCCTCGCCATGATTTTTGTGTTGGTTCAGAAGAGGTGCTCCCTCACATCAAAAGTGGCCATGGCGTTTGGCCTGCTGGGCGTCTATTGCTACCGGGCGGCCATTGGAAATGTGCTGTTCCCATGGAAACAAGACAACAAAGATGTTTCAAA gGGCATTACTGAGGCTCGTTTTGTTTATGTCTTTGTCCTTGGCATTCTGTTCACGGGCACCAAAGACTTGCTTAAATCTCAAATCATTGCTGCAGACTTCACGGCCAGGACTGTGGGCCTTTGGGAGATATACAGTGGTTTAGTTCTCCTGGCAGCGCTGCTCCTCAGACCCCACAATCTTCCTGTCTTGGTGCTGAGCCTCGCGATCCAGACCATCATGACTCAGTTCATCTGGAGGCCCCTGAGGCACAACATAACTGAGGTCACTGTGATGCATTACTGGTTTGGTCAAGCATTCTTCTATTTTCAG ggaaactccAACAGCATCGCCACTGTGGACATCTCAGCAGGCTTCGTGGGCCTGGATGCCTACATGGAGATCCCAGCCATGTTCCTGACGGCATTTGCGACATACTCGGGGCCTGTGCTGTGGGCCAGCCACCTGGTGAACTTTCTGACCTCAGAAGCCAGCAG CGGCTCGGCACTCAGTCGTGCTTGCTTCTGCTACGCACTCATCTGTTCTACTCCCGTTTCTGTGTATGTCGTTTTGGTGACATCCCTGCGTTACCACTTATTTATATGGAGTGTGTTTTCTCCGAAACTTCTCTATGAGGGAACGCGTCTGCTCATCACAGCTGCTGTCTGCATGTTCTTCACAGCCATGGATCAAACCAACACGAGGTCTTAG